In one window of Spartinivicinus marinus DNA:
- the lolA gene encoding outer membrane lipoprotein chaperone LolA, translating to MLKQFMLAVVGCCLATATVADQQAVESLNKLLEKSHSITAKFHQTTLNAAGNRTQKSEGQVVVSRPNQFRWEVTGPFPQLVISDGVKVWVYDPDLEQVTVQKLDKQVSSTPALLLSGDVKKLADNFEVVKIGKSTKQDVNFKLTPKAKDSVFEALRLSFNEGVLANMKLTDSLGAHTTIDFTDISTNKEISADEFTLPADVLKNADVIEE from the coding sequence GTGTTGAAACAATTTATGTTAGCCGTCGTCGGCTGTTGTCTGGCTACAGCGACTGTTGCTGATCAGCAAGCCGTTGAGTCATTAAATAAACTCTTGGAAAAATCCCACTCCATTACTGCGAAGTTTCATCAAACCACATTGAATGCCGCAGGTAATCGGACTCAAAAATCCGAAGGTCAGGTGGTAGTCAGTCGACCTAATCAGTTCCGTTGGGAAGTCACTGGTCCCTTTCCCCAGCTTGTTATTTCCGATGGAGTAAAAGTGTGGGTGTATGACCCAGACCTAGAGCAAGTCACTGTGCAAAAGCTAGATAAGCAAGTGAGTAGTACTCCAGCATTATTATTGAGTGGTGATGTAAAGAAGCTGGCGGATAATTTTGAAGTAGTGAAAATTGGAAAAAGCACCAAACAAGACGTCAACTTCAAACTAACACCTAAAGCAAAAGACAGTGTGTTTGAAGCCTTGCGGTTAAGCTTCAATGAAGGGGTGTTAGCCAACATGAAACTGACTGATTCTCTTGGTGCGCATACGACCATTGATTTTACTGATATCAGTACCAATAAAGAAATTTCAGCTGATGAGTTTACGTTACCAGCTGATGTACTCAAAAATGCGGATGTGATTGAAGAGTAA